The Thioclava sp. GXIMD4216 genome contains the following window.
TCGCCGTCAGTTCAAGAATGAGCGATGGATTGAAGCGAGACAGCGTATCGAACGAAAGCGCGGTGCGGGCGTTATGGGCCTCGTCAACGATCACCATGGGGCGATGTAGGCGTAGCAGGTTGGCAAGCGAAGCGATGGGGCGGTCTGTGCCCTCCACCTTGTTCAGGCGGGCTGTCTGGGCCGCTGTGAGGCCCGAAAAATGGTCCATCAGTGCGCCGTTGTCGTCGTAGACTTTCCGGCCTTCCGGGTCCTGATTGCCCTTCTCGTCTTCGATCCGGAAAGATTGAATGGTGCAGACGATTATGCAAGCGCCCCCCTCTGCATCGGCGCGGGACATTGCCAGGGCTTCTGCCTTCGTCATGACGGTGATGTTGCGCCCGAAGTCCTTTGCCAAAGCAGCGCGGTAGGGATGTTCCGGGTTCTTCAGCGCCTCGACGGTCTGCGTGAGAATGGGATTAGAGGGCACGAGCCACAACACCATGGGGTTTTGCGACTTCATGAACTCCTGCGCTGCCACGCCGACTGCATGGGCAGCGGTGATGGTCTTGCCGCCTCCGGTCGGGATGCGAAGGCAGACATAGGGTGTCCCTTCGGCAATCATGGGAGCATTCCGGTAAGGCAGGTTGGTTGCCTTGTAGAATGCAATGTTGGCGCCCATTCCATCAGAGTCACGCAAGTAGTCTCTGAGTTTCGTCAAAGCTGCGCGTTGATAGTCTTTCAGTTCCAGATTTACGGCAGCCATCTTCAATTTCCCTCGATCTGGTAGGGGATCTGCTTGAAGATAACTCCCTCGTTTTTCAATCTCTCGGGCGAAACAGTGCAGCCCTCTGCATACACCACGCGCGTTCCTTCAAACTCTTCAGGGAGAGTTGGTAGAGATGCCAGGGCGTCAGGTGTCAGGACATTTCCGGCAGCTTCACGGGGTATGCCTTGCTCCGCCCCAGAGAAGAGCAAGAAGATGGCAGTATCCTTATGCAACCCCAAGAACGGGGTCGAGCCATCGACACGCTTTGGCAAGGGAGATCCCGTCTCAGAGAAAAAAACGTGAGCTGCGAGATCGGGGAAATTCACCTCAAGGCCGATATCCCCAAACTCATTGAAAAGCGGAACCCCAAGCCTGCAATATCGAAAGCCACCGCCAAGCGGTCCGACGGGTTTACTTGGTGAATTTGAAGGAAGATATCCCTCAACGGCCAGTCTGAGCCGAGGGGCAGTGATGTCGCGGACAGTAGCTTCATCCATTTCTATAGCAATAAAACGTCGGTCTGGTTTTTCGTCGGCGTTCAAGGACAAAACCGAATGAGCAGTTGTCCCTGAGCCGGAAAATGAGTCCATTACTAAATCGCCGGGGTTCGTCGCCATTTTGATAAGGTATTCTATCAACCTGCGCGGCTTGGGGTAAGAGAAGTTCAGCCTCATCGTTGCAAGTTCGGCAGCGCTTTCTTGAACCGACCCCATGTTATGCAAGACGGAGAGAACATGGCTTTGGTTTTCACTTCGGTCTTTCTCATTGAAAATTGCACCAGATTTCGTAATGTGAAACCGTGTTTTCTGACCCTTTCGATCCAGAATGTCACTGCATCCGTTATTGATGAAGAGTTCGCACTGGGCTTTTGAACTCCACCCACTTTCAACATCAATTGGATGCGTGATCTTTCCACCGGATACCTTTATTGGCTGATCAAACTTCGGCCAAAAGTTAGGGTCGTGAGGGACTGGTATTTCTCCCTCGTCAAAATCCGCTGGAAATCCTTCGGGTAAACTTATAGTGGAAATCGGATTCTTTGGACCATTCTTTACAATGGTATTAAGAATTTTGTCATTCGAAAGCTTGCTGTCCTCACCGATATTTGGGTCAATTAACGCAGGAAGTCCAAATGAACCTTTGGTCTTTTCAAAAACAAGAACGTATTCATGAAGCTGTTTAATCTTGCTTTGGTTGTCGATGTTACCTTCATTTACCCAGATCAGGCTGCTAACCAGGTTCGATTTGAAAATATCTTGTAGTAAAAATCTTAATGAATGGCATTCATTGTCATCAATGCTCACTATTAGAATGCCATCTTCCGTAAGGAAGTCTTTGAGTAGCCGCAAGCGCGGATACATCATGCACAACCATTTATCGTGACGGGAAAGATCTTCGGCGTCTTTTCCTACGACTTTGCCCAGCCAAGCCTTGATCTCCGGAGACGACACATTGTCATTATATACCCAGCCCTCATTTCCGGTGTTGTATGGAGGGTCGATGTAAATACATTTTACCTTCCCAGCATAGTACGGCAGCAACGCCTTGAGTGCTTCGAGGTTGTCCCCCTGGACAAGAAGATTGCCTGCGTTTGGATCACCAGCCGAAAGGTCGCCGTCGCAATGCACGAGGCGATAAGGAACTTCTGCATGGTGATTGACGACGGCTTTCTTGCCGATCCAGTCCAAGGTGGGCATTTCAGGTCTCTCGCTCTGTGGCCGTCCTGATGAACGGCTCTGTTCTGGGTTGCTATCTTGCTACACGAGAAAGCCGTGGAATCGCAATGACCTGAGCCAGGACCGAAAGTTTTTCGCGAAAGTCGCTCCTCCTTCCGGAAAGAGATTCCCAAATGCTTCCTACGGCCCACAACAGCAAAGGAAGCCCGCCATGAGCGCCCCCCCTGCTTGACTATCTCTGCGACCATCCGCGCCCCCTCCCGAACGACCGCAACGGCAACCGCCGATACTACCTCCCCGCCCATGAAATGCCAGTTGCCGTGGGGTCGAGTTGCGCCCGCAAGGTTGGGCTGAAAGCCTATCGCGGCAAGGACCGCGCACCTGGCTTCGTCCTCCAAGCCCCTGGCGGTCTCCGTGTCGCGCTGACAGAGACCTTCGCCGCCCTTGACCGGGAGAACCCCGCCGACGCGCCACATGCCCGGCGTTCGCTCGGCCCGTGCCTCTTGCTTCGCCTCTTCGCTCCTGAAGACTTCAAAGCGATCCAAGCCCGCTTCGAGCGATTGGCTCCGCATTGGCTGGAGGTATCAAACCCATTGCGGCTTTGCTTCGTTAAAATCCCCAGTGGTCTGACTGGCGAAGACCTTCATCTCGCAGTGGCTCTTTTGACCTCTGATCCGGGGCTTTGCCACCTGGCGGCGAACGCCGCGCAATGCGACCGCTACGGGCTGCGACATGGGTTTGATATCATGCTGCGCGGGGATGGCGACCTCAGCGACCGAGAGGGAGTTCCGGTCGTTGATGCGGAAGGTCTGGCCTGCCTGGAGACCTTTCTTTCGCGTCCTGTTCCACCTGCACTGCCGCTGGTGTAGCGCGGGGGCGGCGTTGCGCCTCAATACGCAAAAGCCGAACCCGCAGCGTCTCGCGCAGCATCAGAAGTTCGCGATAAACGCGCCGCACATGACGCCAGCGACGAAGAGGCCCAACGCTACGAATAGGGGGAATGGGGCTGATGCCTTGGCTGCCACGGTCGAAGGCTGGATTGGATGCGGGCGGCTCTTCAACGCCTCCTGCATCGCATCCAAGGTCTTTTGCATCTGGTCGAGGCGCGACAAATGGCGGCTGTGGCTGTGTGCAATCTCGGCGACGCCGTTCAATGTCCGCTCCGAATGGCGGGCGGCGGCTTTCGCGTTGCTCTGCACTTCTGTCATCGCCTGTTCCCAATCGATGGGTGTGTTCATTCAACTTCTCCATGTCTTTGTTGATGTCTCGGATGATCTTGTTGGCGTCGGCACGTGAAGTGCCGCTGTCGATGCGCTGCCATTCGGCCTTTGGCGCTGGGATTTTCCTCTTCGCCGCCATTGCGCGTGCAGCGGGGCCTTCATGGATCGTCGGGATTCTCTCGATTTCGCGGGTAGCAAACGACCGATGGTCGATCAGGCTTTCTCTTCCGAAACCCCATTGCGTCATCATGCCGTTGTGCACATCCGCCCATGACTTCGCAGCCGCTTCGACAGCTCCTTTCCTCGCCAAACCGATCACACTTCGGGGCCGTCCGCGCCCTCCCGATTTTTCGTGCACGTCGAACGCGACCAAGTGAAAATGGGGGTTCCGCAAGTCATTTCCTCGCTGGTCATGAAGCGCGGCAACAAAGCCCGCTTTGCCTGCGGTAAGTTGCTCAGCAAATGCAGCGACCAGGGCAACACGTTGCTCCGCACTTGCTTCAACAGGAAGCGCGATGATGAAGCGTTCACAGACGCGCCCCTTGCTCTTGAAGGCAGCTTCTTCGGCAGCGTTCGCCGCTGCCGCGTCATCAACCCCAGAGAGTCGTTCCCGCAAGACAACACGTGCGGCTGACGGGCGGGTGGCCAAACGCGACGGCCTCCTGGATGCAACTCGATCGCAAAGCCATAGTGGTTCCGAATCTTTGGAAAGTCATTCATGCATGATACCTCGTGTTTCGAGGATCCTAGCAGAGTGACGAGGGGAGAGATCTGCCCCTCAGAAGGGTTCAAATGCAACGCTTACGATTACTTCAACTTGCGTCAGCTCAGGAGGAGGCACGCACGCAAACGTCCGCGCAGTCTGGCGACGCGCGGCTGGAAGGTTTTGATAATACTGGTGAATTAGTGTTGGTTGCGGGAGCCTGACACCACCGAAATCTTACCAGCTCCCCACTTTAGCAACATATCTCACAATGCTATTTTTGCAGACCAAAAATAACCATAGTATCACTCGATAATTACGGAGCCTCAGGAAGAGAGGATGGTCTAAGTGTCAATGTGGATCTAGCTTTAGAAGAGGGTTAAGTTTTTTATAATCGCCACAGTTGGCGCAATTACCATAATTGCAACTATTATTTGGAGCGAAATTCTCTTTGCGTAGTAAAGAACAACGGACCAAATGAAGAACAGCCTCATCGGGTAACGTGAGAAACAACCTGCTTTTCGCAAGTTAGATTTTTGATCGTACAAATCATTATCTTCCGAGGTGTGATTCAAAGAAGATTCATTCAGTATAGAATGGTATTTTCCAACGATTATTTTCAACTGAGACGCGTGTTCTTTAGAAAGAATGGCATGTTCCAGTTCATCCGCAACTTGAAGGAGCGCGTTCCCACACCTTAAAAAGGTCTGTGCTTTCACAGATCTATCAGCCACATAATCCAAGACAGTTAGTAGCATAAGAGAGATTGTAGCCATCACAGCGATGTAAGACACAAACTCACTCTCGCGAGAACTTAAAACGTTCGGAAAGAATACCGTGAAAATCGCCCAAGCAGAGAGATAGGTCGTCAAAATTAGCGATGCGACTAAACTTATATAATTGATTGCTTGCAACCTTTCGGCGACATCAAATCTTATATAAGCTGTCTTTCTTATAGAAGCAACTTTTTTTCTATAAAATTCATCAACTTCATTGGAGTTCATACACATCGCGCCCGTCATTAACACCAAGATTTCCGTAACTAAACCATGCCTTCCGTGCTGCCCTCCACGCCAGGACAAAACTGGGCAATCGACCTTCAAAGCGTCGATGCGACTTCAACCATGAGCCATCAATCAGCTCGTCGTTCGCTGGCATCAAGGGCTTGGAAATACCAACATCATATAAGGGATATTTATATCGCTCCACTAATGCCCTTGAGACAGCCCAGACAAGCCAACCGTCAAGTTCCGAAAAATCAGCTACAGCCTCAACTAAGCAGTAGTATGAAATTGAGCCCGGCATTGACTTCAAACGACTTCGTCCATCTAGGTATTTCTTAACTCTATCGTGTGACAAATGACCATAAAGCATAAAACGAAGTTCGGAAATGCAGGCTAGGAGATCCCAGTCCGCACCAAATCTATCAACTCTTCCCGAAGGGATACATTTAAGTCTCTTAGGATACATCAATAGATTTCTATAAATAATCTTTGAGCAGCGTGACTTTAACTTTGATTTCGCCACCTCGGTAAGGGTAATTTTATTTTTTGACAGCTCATAACCCAAAAATGCCAACGACTTTTGAGTCCTCATCTCCCCCTCTCGGTCAGAGACTATACTAATTCCAGTTTCCTTGCTGGTATTAATTTTTACTCGCGTCAATTGTGAAAACTCAGAATAAGCCGCCATCGCTTTGATTGAATCTTCGTATGAATATGTGATGACAATGCTATCGTCAGCATATCTTAGATAGTTCCCATTGGATTTATCCAACAGTCTATCAAGACTGTCTCCAACGGCATTAGCTAGAAACAATGACAGAGAGTTCCCCTGAGGAAAGCCGAGCGACCTAGCCTTTTTCTCTCCGCTTTTCGTAATAAATTCATGCGTTAAAAGCGCGGATATTACAGTTTTCTCGAAATTTGTTATCTTGAATTTTCTTGAGTTTAAAACTTCTTTATGGATGTAGTCATGACTTACTGATCCAAAGTAATCTTTGAAATCATAGTTACTGGCAAATACCTTTTCTGATTTAATAAAAATTGCAAGCCTGGCGATTGCATCTATTGGCTTTACTCCGGGACGATAGGCATAACTGTAGGCAGAGAATATGCGATCGTTTCGCTCGCGTAGCGCTGAGCTTAGATAAGTACAAAGAGCTGCATCTGGTATACCAAATGCATCAACCAACCGAACCGACCCGTTTGGCTTAGGAATTTCGTGACGAACAGAGGACTGAGGCTTATATGTACCTTCCCTTACTTTTCTTACAATCACTCTGGCCAAATATTTACTTTTTTTGATGCAATAAAACGGGTTAAATTGATTAAATTGCCCCCATAGTGCGGGCTCCGCCAAGGGAAGAAACGGACCCTGCATCCCAGTCTTTTTCTGAAATCTTTCGTATCTTTTTTTTCTGTCTTTGGCCTCTTTTCTCCATTTTTTTAAACGTCGCCTTGCTTCAAGTTCGATTTTTTCTTTCAATAAATCTTCCATAGAACCTCAAAGTAAGGTAGCCAGTAAGCACGCGGTAGATAATCTAAGTTTCCAAGTCATGAGCCGTTTGGCGACTCACCGCAAAGAAAAGCAGCAGCTTACTGGCATTGGCGCGTCAAGCACATTTGACGGTTTTTGACAGAGTTTGTGGGAAGGTCAAGTCTGTGATGCCTTTTCCGGTGATATTACAACCCTTCTAAGACAAAACGATCGAGACGATCCGTCGACCAATGATGGGAATAACAGCTCACATGAGCGACCCGACCGCCTCGATCAGTTCTGATGCCCCCCTTAGGCAGGCTCGTTGGCACCACCATCGCTATCGCCACTTTTACGCGACGCAGCGTCCTTCTCGGCTTCGGCCTCCAGCCTTTCGATCAACGCGTTCGGACGGAGCGGATGGCTGGCGATCTTACGACGGTTGGGCCCCGTTGCGACGGCCTCTATGGCTTGGAATATGCCTGCACGGGTCTCTTCATCGAGCGTTTCGAGGAACGGTGTCATGCTGGCGCCAAAGGCCTTCTGCCGTTCTTCATCTAGCTTGACCTCCTTGGCCGTTTCGGTGCCGATGACTCGGACAAAAGACTCGAGAGCGCGATTGGCTTTGTTGTTCAGGGGATTGGTCTGAGGAGCGGCTTTGCTCATTCTAGTATCCTTATATGGGGTGAAGCTCGTTCGAGCGGTTAAGTGAGGCAGTTCCTTGCTGTCCTCAGAAAGGATCTGGTACTTTTTGCTCGCGGGGACTTAATTGTTCGGAGGAATTATTTTGCACGGCGCGCCAACTCTTTGTTATATCTCATCTCTTTCGTCATATTTTTTAGCGTCGCGGCTACGGATCACCTGCCTGTCCCGTCCGACCATCACGCGCGCAGCAAAGCGACCTGCCGCCGAGAGATGCTTTTTGAGTAGGTTCAGCTTGTTTTGAACGACGGGCCTAATTGACGGCTCGATCGTTGCAACAAGATCCGCCGCGACCTTGCTTGCGGACGACAATGAATCGAACCCATTCTGATATTCTGCGCGTATCTCAGCCTCGATCTCTTTCGAAAGATCACCGCCGCCAACGACAACCCGGGAGGGCCGACGACCGCTACGGTCGATCTCGCGGCTTTCGTCACTCTCATCGCGCGGGCCTATGTGGCGCGCACGCAGCAAAAGGAGACCACTCAATGACCCTTCTGCCCCACTCACCCTGTCGCAAAGCCCGTCGCGCCGCATCTGCTAACCCAGTGCGCAAGACGATCAATGGTCGGCCGAAGGTCGTGCTCTATGCACGCTATTCAAGCAATCGACAAAATGATCGGAGCTGCGAACATCAACTCGCGCTATGCCGCGAGACGGCTCTCCATCTGGGCTTCGATATCGCTGGCGAGTATACGGATCATGCAAAGACGGGGCGTAGCCTGCTCAGCTCAAGGCACGGTGTCATGGCCATGAAGCAACGCGTCAGCAAGGGCGATATTGCGGCAGTTATTGTCGAAGGGGTCGAACGGATCGGTCGCAGAGCCATCGATATCAATATGATCGGAGACTGGTTCGAGGCACGAGGGGTAGAACTCTATGCATCGAATGGTGGCAAGTTCGATTGGAAGCTCCTGCCGTTCTTAGGCGCTATTGCCGAACACACGTCGAGGGAGATCGCAGACAAAGTCCGCCGGGGTCAAAAGGGTATGACCCGCGAAGGCCGTATAGCCGGCGGCCTGGCTTATGGCTATCGCGTAAGACAGACCCGCTCCCAGCTGAACCGGGAGATTGTTCCGGAACAGGCCACCATCATCCGTCGGATCTTTGAAGACTATGTGTCAGGGCTCTCACCGAGACAGATTGCAGCGCGTCTCAATGAAGAGGGCATCCCCTCGCCGAGCGGCGGCGTGTGGAATGACTCGACCATTCGCGGTAATGCCAAAAAGCGCGACGGGATGCTGCGCAACGAAGCCTATGTGGGCACAATCGTGTACGGGCGTAACCGCTTCAGCCGGGATAGCGAGACGGGCAATCGGATTTCCCGTCCGGCAGATGCAGACGACATCATGTATGTCGAGGCCCACGACCTCGCGATCATCGACGATGATCTCTGGAACCGAGTTCAGGACCGGCTGGAAGCAACGCATAGGGCACATACCAAACGGAGTAAGTCACTCAACGACAGCCATCGCCCGCAATATCTCCTTTCGGGCCTTCTCAGATGCGGCTGTTGCCGGGGCGCGTTTAGCGTCATCGCCCAGGCACGCTACGGCTGCGCACGTCGGAAGACCCAGCGGCCCCCGGTAAAATGCACGAACCACAAAACGATCCTGCGGTCGAAGGTAGAGGCCCGGGTCATGGCACGACTTCGTACCGGTCTGCTGACCAGTCAGTTTGAGGCACAGTTCGCATCGGAAGTGATCAGACTGATGCAAACCGACGCTTTGAGTGAGCGCAAGAACCGCGCGAGCCCACCTTCCTCTTCCAACCCTGCCAGAAGGCTACCATCAGCGATCTGCTGTTCGATCAGGATACGTTGCAACTCGTCGAGATCCTGCTGCGTCAGGGCTTCGCCGCGCCTCACCTTGATGAGCGTGATGTGGTCGCGGTGTTCTTCGATGAAACGGCGCACCTTCATCTTGAACCGTGCCTTGTCCACGCCGCTGCCGACCTCGGGCATGGTCACTTCTGCGCCTATCCCGATCTCGTCCTCGAAATCGGTGATGACGATCTTGCGTTCAACGGGTTGGATGAGCTCGGCCAGATGGCGTAGCCGCCGCCGGATGGTCTCGAGCATCTCGGGCGTAATGTCCTCCCAGAAGAGATCGGTCTGGATCTCGAGGATCAGCGCCATCTCTTTGGCCACAAGTGGGACATTCTCCAACCCCTCGAGAGTAGCGGCAAAGCTGATGATCCGCGTCTGAAGGCTCAGGAAGCCGCCTGTTTGCTTCATCAGCTCCAACTGGGCGTTCAGCATCAGGAGATCGAATTGCTTGGCAGGCAGGTTGCCATCTTCATAAGCCGTGGGCAGACCCGCGACCTGTTCGATCAGCGCGAGGCGATCATCGAGCGAAAGGCTGTTCCAGTTCTTTGGATCGCGGAATTGCTCTACGCTCCGGCGCTTGGCGCGAACGATGAAATTGTCGAGCGGCATCCCAAGCACTTCGTCATGAAGCCGCGTTTTGATGTCCTGGATCAGTTGCTCATGCGGTTCTTCCGCCTCGGCCAGTGCCTCGATCAGTTCCACGCGGTTGGTGAACAGGCGCTCGCCTAGCGGGCGTGCTGTTGGCCCATCTGTCTTGTTCGGATTTTCTTGGAAGAACTCGAGGTTCTGGCAGAAGTCGAAGATAACGAATTCGCTCTTATCCTCGCCCGGGCCGAACAGTCCTGGGCTCAAACGCGTCCCACGCCCCACCATCTGCCAGAACTTGGTCTTGGAGCGGACAATCTTGAAAAACACCAGATTGACGACCTCGGGCACATCGATGCCGGTAGAGCTCATAGGGGACCCAGACAGTCGAGACGGGATACGGATCACGATCATCACCAATGTGGGGGGCCTCTTCGGAGGCCCTTCTTCATTTGTGGAAGGTGTTGATAGACAACAAAAAAGCCTCCCTAAGGAGGCTTTGCGGATCATTGGTAAGATTTCGGTGGTTGCGGGAGTAGGATTTGAACCTACGACCTTCAGGTTATGAGCCTGACGAGCTACCGGGCTGCTCCATCCCGCGTTATTTTGTGTCTGATTTGGGGGGGTGTTATCGTTATAGAGATGAATGACGCTCTTTATTAGGTTTGGCGGTGACCTACTCTCCCACGTCTTGAGACGCAGTACCATTGGCGTGTTGGCCCTTAACGGCCGGGTTCGGAATGGGACCGGGTGTATAGCCAGCGCTATGACCACCAAACCGAATAAAGAGCGTGCAAGTCAAGTTGTATGCATGATTTTGATCTGTAGGAGTGTCTGTCTACTACTGGATCAAATCAAGCCAATCGGGCAATTAGTACTGGTCAACTGAATGCATTGCTGCACTTACATCTCCAGCCTATCGACGTGGTGGTCTTCCACGGCCCTCAAGGGATACCTAGTTTTGAAGGGGGCTTCCCGCTTAGATGCTTTCAGCGGTTATCCTGTCCGGACATAGCTACCCAGCACTACCGTTGGCACGATAACTGGTCCACCAGTGGTCCGTTCACCCCGGTCCTCTCGTACTAGGGGCAACTCTTCTCAAGTATCCTACACCCACGGCAGATAGGGACCGAACTGTCTCACGACGTTCTAAACCCAGCTCACGTACCTCTTTAAACGGCGAACAGCCGTACCCTTGGGACCTGCTCCAGCCCCAGGATGAGATGAGCCGACATCGAGGTGCCAAACGGTGCCGTCGATATGGACTCTTGGGCACCATCAGCCTGTTATCCCCAGAGTACCTTTTATCCGTTGAGCGATGGC
Protein-coding sequences here:
- a CDS encoding site-specific DNA-methyltransferase; the encoded protein is MPTLDWIGKKAVVNHHAEVPYRLVHCDGDLSAGDPNAGNLLVQGDNLEALKALLPYYAGKVKCIYIDPPYNTGNEGWVYNDNVSSPEIKAWLGKVVGKDAEDLSRHDKWLCMMYPRLRLLKDFLTEDGILIVSIDDNECHSLRFLLQDIFKSNLVSSLIWVNEGNIDNQSKIKQLHEYVLVFEKTKGSFGLPALIDPNIGEDSKLSNDKILNTIVKNGPKNPISTISLPEGFPADFDEGEIPVPHDPNFWPKFDQPIKVSGGKITHPIDVESGWSSKAQCELFINNGCSDILDRKGQKTRFHITKSGAIFNEKDRSENQSHVLSVLHNMGSVQESAAELATMRLNFSYPKPRRLIEYLIKMATNPGDLVMDSFSGSGTTAHSVLSLNADEKPDRRFIAIEMDEATVRDITAPRLRLAVEGYLPSNSPSKPVGPLGGGFRYCRLGVPLFNEFGDIGLEVNFPDLAAHVFFSETGSPLPKRVDGSTPFLGLHKDTAIFLLFSGAEQGIPREAAGNVLTPDALASLPTLPEEFEGTRVVYAEGCTVSPERLKNEGVIFKQIPYQIEGN
- a CDS encoding SLATT domain-containing protein, with translation MNSNEVDEFYRKKVASIRKTAYIRFDVAERLQAINYISLVASLILTTYLSAWAIFTVFFPNVLSSRESEFVSYIAVMATISLMLLTVLDYVADRSVKAQTFLRCGNALLQVADELEHAILSKEHASQLKIIVGKYHSILNESSLNHTSEDNDLYDQKSNLRKAGCFSRYPMRLFFIWSVVLYYAKRISLQIIVAIMVIAPTVAIIKNLTLF
- a CDS encoding reverse transcriptase domain-containing protein, translating into MEDLLKEKIELEARRRLKKWRKEAKDRKKRYERFQKKTGMQGPFLPLAEPALWGQFNQFNPFYCIKKSKYLARVIVRKVREGTYKPQSSVRHEIPKPNGSVRLVDAFGIPDAALCTYLSSALRERNDRIFSAYSYAYRPGVKPIDAIARLAIFIKSEKVFASNYDFKDYFGSVSHDYIHKEVLNSRKFKITNFEKTVISALLTHEFITKSGEKKARSLGFPQGNSLSLFLANAVGDSLDRLLDKSNGNYLRYADDSIVITYSYEDSIKAMAAYSEFSQLTRVKINTSKETGISIVSDREGEMRTQKSLAFLGYELSKNKITLTEVAKSKLKSRCSKIIYRNLLMYPKRLKCIPSGRVDRFGADWDLLACISELRFMLYGHLSHDRVKKYLDGRSRLKSMPGSISYYCLVEAVADFSELDGWLVWAVSRALVERYKYPLYDVGISKPLMPANDELIDGSWLKSHRRFEGRLPSFVLAWRAARKAWFSYGNLGVNDGRDVYELQ